The Bradyrhizobium sp. B097 genome contains the following window.
CGCTGCTATCGCTCCCTTTCCAAAGCGCGCGCCGGCCGCTACATCCGGCGCATGCCGCTTCATCTCATCAAGCTTGCCGTCGGTTGCGACTCGGTCAAGGAACTCAAGGGCTGGGTCGCCGAACGGATGGCGACCGCGAAGAAAAAAGGCCTGCCGCTCCGTCACGTCCACATCACGCGGATGACGCCGAAGCGCGAGGAGGAGATCCTCGCCGGCGGTTCGCTGTATTGGGTGATCCGTGGCGAGATCGCCGCACGCGAGAAGATCATCGCGATCGAGCCGTTCCGCGACAAGGACGGCATCGGACGCTGCCGGCTGGTGATGCAGCCCAAGGTGATCGCCGTCTCGCCGCGGCCGATGCGGCCGTTCCAGGGCTGGCGCTATCTGACCGCGGACTCCGCGCCCGCAGATCTCACCAAGTCGAGCGCAGCCAGCGTGGCGTCGATGCCGGAACCCATGCGCCGCGAGTTGCGCGACCTCGGATTGCTGTGAGCCATCGGATTGCTGTGAGCAATCGGAAGACGGCTGGCGCGGATCACTGCGTCACGAGATGCAGCCGGCCCCATTCGGACGCCGGGATCTCGACATAGCGGCCGCCGCCGGCGTTGCGGACCGCAACGTCGAGCAGTTCGTGATCGATCCCCATCTCGCCGAGATAGCGCCGGAACTGGTCGGTGAAGATCGAGGTCAGGCTTTCGCGATGCTCGGCCGAGACGTTCGGCGCGAGCCGGTTGTGGATCGCCATGCCGCTCAGCACCACGCGGCTGCCCGCCGGCAGGCTGCGATGCACGCCGCCCGACAGCACCAGCACGCAGGCAAGATCGCAGGCAATGCTGGACGGCTTCTCCTTGGCGTCCAGCGGGCCGCCGGGCCGCTTGAGCGCAAAGCACTCCTCCTCGGGCTTGCCGTTGCAGACCTCGACCTCGGTCGCCGCGACCGCGGTATCCACCCCGCGGTCGCGCAGGATCCGGCCGAGGCTGGAGGCGACGTTGAGGTTGGACTCGCCCTTGATGTTGATCACCACCGGAAGCTTTCGTCCGCCCTGCCGGTCGAGGATCGCCAACAGGCGCTTGTAGGTGTCCCATTGCACGGCGCCCTCGGCGGCGATCCAGTCCGAGCAGCCCGGGCCGCAGGCATCGGGCGCACCATGCGCGACGTAGAAGATCATCGCGCCGGGTGCGGAAATGACCCCGCCGACCGGCGGCCGGGTTTGCGCCTGCGCGACACTGATGGCCAGTAGCGCGATGCCGAGAACAATGCCTTGCCTGAAATAACTGACCATTCCGATCGCCTCTGAAAGGGGCGATCATCCATGCGTCACGGGCGCGGCGCAAGCACGACCCGGCCGCACGGATGAGGCCGGGCTCTCATTACAGGCTCGCATCCGGTTTGCGCGTGAACCGCTTCACACTTGTCCCGATCCAGCCTTAGACCGCGATGTTATCGATCAGGCGCGTGCTGCCGATCCTTGCCGCCACAAGCATCCGCATCGGACCGTCCTTCAGCGAGCCGATCGGCGCCAGCGAGCCGGCGTGGCGGACCTCGAAATAATCCAGCACGAAGCCGGCCTTGGTGATCTCAGCAGCGCCGGCGGCCATTGCGGTCGCGGCGTCCTCGCCGGCGCGCAGGCGGCCCGCCGCTTGCTTCATCACACGGTTGAGCTCGGGAGCCGCGCGCCGTTCCTCCGCCGAGAGGTAGACGTTGCGCGAGGACATCGCGAGGCCGTCGCGTTCGCGCACCGTCTTCGATCCGATCACCTTGACGCCGAGGTCGAGGTCCGCGGCCATCTGGGTCACGACCCGAAGCTGCTGAAAGTCTTTCTCGCCGAAGATCGCAACGTCGGGCCGGACTTGGGTGAACAGCTTGCCGACCACGGTGGCGACGCCGCCGAAGAAATGCGGCCGGAAGCGATCCTCCAAACCGGCGGTGGCCGGTCCCTCCGGCACGATCCTTGTGGCGAAGCCGTCGGGGTACATCGCCTTCACCTCGGGATGCCAGATCAGGTCGACGCCTTCGGCGGCGAGCTTGGCGACGTCTTCCTTCCAGGTGCGCGGATACGAACCGAAATCTTCGGTCGGCGCGAACTGGGTCGGATTGACGAAGATCGAGACGACGACCCGCTTGGCGCGACGCTTGGCCAGCCGCACCAGCGACACATGGCCGTCATGGAGCGCTCCCATGGTCGGGACCAGCGCGACGGTCGCCTTCTTGGCGCGCAGGGTGTCGACGGCGCGACGAAGGGCGGGGACGGTACGGACGACGGTGGGATTTCTCGGCATCTGGTCTCGACTCGTGGGGCAAGCTGGGTGGGGGGAATCCAGGTGGAACGTTTGGCGTTCGGCAGGTGGCGGAGCTTACCAAGTCCGAACCGTTATCGGCAAACCGCCGCGCAAGCATTACCCGATCTCGCACGCGCATGGATCGCAGGCCGCGTGCCGCCGATCGACGCAGCCGGCTTGCGCGCTCGATTCATCATTAAGGGCGCCTGCAATTGATTTCCTTGCGCAGTGATGCATTTCACTTGACCGCAGCCGTGCGCGATTTGAAGATCATTGCGGGGATTGAATCATGTTGGTGCAGGCTAGTCAGGGTCAATCCGGCTCCGCACATGTCGTGGTGCTGGGGAACGAGAAGGGCGGTTCGGGCAAGTCGACCACCGCCCTGCATATCGCCGTCGCGCTCCTGAAGGCCGGACAGCGCGTTGCCAGCATCGATCTCGACTGCCGCCAGCAGAGTTTCACCCGCTACATCAGCAATCGCCAGGCCTGGGCGCGGCGCTCCGGGCTCGATCTCGAACTCCCTGCGCATTATTGCATCAAGTACGGCGAGACGATGCAGATCGAGGAGAACGAGAACGCCGAATTCCAGCAGTTCATGGCCGCCGTGAGCGCGGTGGAACGTGCCTATGATTTCATCGTCATCGATACCCCGGGCTCGGACAGCTACCTGATGCGGCTCGCGCATTCGATGGCCGATACGCTGGTGACGCCGATCAACGACAGCTTCCTCGATTTCGACGTGCTGGGCACCGTCGATCCCGCGACCTATGCGGTGGTCGGCGAGAGCCATTACGCGGAGATGGTGCGCGACACCAGACGCAAGCGCCGCCAGCTCGACGGCGCCTCGACCGACTGGATCGTGGTGCGCAACCGGCTGTCGATGCTCGGCTCGCGCAACAAGCAGCTGGTCGCCGACGGCTTGAAGCAGCTGTCGCTGCGGCTCGGGTTCCGTTCGGTCGACGGCTTTGCCGAGCGGGTGGTCTACCGCGAATTCTTCCCGCGCGGGCTGACGGCGCTCGACGACATCGACGAGGCGACGCTCGGCACCCGCCCGAGCCTCGGGCACGTCACCGCCCGCGAGGAGGTGATGGGTCTGTTGCGCCAGCTCAAGCTGCCGCTCGATGAGCGCGGCCGCCGCCGCGCCGCCAACCGGGCCGAATGGTTCAGCCAGGTCGACAAGCCGCTGGAAGTCGACGACATCATCGGCAGCTAGGCCTTGAGGCCGGCAGTCCCGGTGGCGGCCCGGCATCGGGCAGATTCTCCAGACGATTGGTGTGCCGGTCGCAAGGCGATGAACGGGGGATCGAATGGAACGACGCCAGTTCATGTCCCCCATCGTCCGCAAGGCGACCGGACATCCGCTCGACGAATTTGCGCGCACCGCGTTGTTTGAGCCCCTGGGCATTACCAGCTTCGAATGGAGCCGGGTCATAGCAATGCCGGCGGTGGGTTGCGCCTTCGGCCGCCTGCCCGCGAGCGAGCGCAATACTCTGATCTGCATGCTGACCAATCCCGAGACCCGCCGGCTGTTTGCCGCAGGCTGGGCCGAGGAGGCGCGCAGGATGGTGGCGCAGTTCCGCAGGACTCACGACCTGTGGGCCGGGGACCCCGCCTTCGTCGACCTGCTGGCGAGGGTCCGCCAGGGCTGTCCCGAGTTCGAGGCCTGGTGGGGAACCCATGACGTCAGCAGCAGCGTTGCCGGTCGGAAGGTGCTGAGCCATCCCAGGCGCGGTCGGCTCAATTTTGAGTACGCCAGCTTCCAGGCCAACGACGATCCCGGCCTGAAGCTGATTATTTACACCGAAATCGGTTGAATCCGTGGTTTTCCGGTGATTTCGGCCACACCACGGCCAAAAAGCCGGAACAAAGCAGCCGAAATCCAGTTTCTCCTCAACGTCGATCCAAGAGCGATCCAAGAGCGATCCAAGGCTCGAACGCAACCTTGGGAACTCACGTCAAAGGGGAGAGGAGAAGCACGAGCCGTCGCGGTAAGGCGTGTGCATCTGCACAAACTATAGGTGCAGCGCACAACGTTATGCCACCGAAGCCACAATATTTGGACTTCCTGTCACGGCGCTGTGACATATATTCTCACAAGGAGGCCGAAGAGCCTCCGACCAAAATCGCCCTGTAAAGGCGGGCACCTCGAGGACGTCATGAAGCGTGGAATTCTCGTTCTGCTTTCGCTCTCCGTAGTGATCACGGGTGCGTATTTCACCGCGAGCAAGTGGGCGATCCGTCACGAAACTCTCATGTTCAAGGATCCTACCCGCGATGAGCGGCCGGTCGCGGTCGACGTTGCCGTGCGCTTCGACAAGGAGATGCAGGCCGACGCCGGCATGATCAAGCTCCCGGTTGCGATCCTCAATCATGGCAATACCGTCAAATTTACCGAATATTCCTTCCTCGCGAATGTGTTCGCGGCGCGCGGCTATCTGACCATCAGCATTCAGAACGACCTGCCGTCGGATGGACCGATGGTGACCAAGGTCGGCGAGCTCTATGTCGGGCGCCTGCCGCAGTATCAGCGCGGCATCACCAACATCAAATTCGCGATCGAGGAGATGAAGAAGCTTCAGCCGAACGCGGACTACAGCAAGCTGACGATGGTCGGCCATTCCAATGGCGGCGACATCGCGATGTATTTCGCCAAGCAGTATCCGGACGAGATCAAGAAGGTCGTCACGCTGGACAATCTTCGCGTGCCGTTCATGACCGACGGCAAGTTCAAGATCCTCTCGTTCCGGTCGCACGATCAGCACTTCAAGCCCGATCCGGGCGTGGTGCCGGACGAGGAGGAGTGCGAGAAGGCCGGCATCACCGTTGTGAACACCAACTTCCAGCACAACGACATGCGGGACACCGGACCCGAGAAGGCCAAGGACTCGATCCAGGCGATGCTCGATAAATTCCTGGCCGACACCGACAGCGATGTTGCGGCGGTCGATACCAGGAATGCGCCGCTGAAGATTCTGGAGCCGGGTCCCGTCTCGCTCTACGTGCCGGTCGAGAAGCCCCTGACCTTCGGCGAGAAGGTCAAGAAGTCGCTCTCGCTGACCAAGACCGAGACCAAGAAGGATCCGTCGGTCACGAACTGACAGGGCCGCCCGGGATTCGATCCGGGCCGGCGGGCGCGTCACGTTGACCAATCCGATGCCGCGGCCCACATAGTGTTTGCTGTACGAGGCAAGCGCTGATGGCTGGCAAGACGATCAAACCGACATCCGGAAGCGACGTGCGCCCGGCCGATGCGCCTGGCGTGCCGGCGTCGAGCGCCAATGACATCGCCGCGTTCGTGGCAAAGGCGCGCGCGATGTCGCCGCATCGCGCCGGCGCACGCGGCAGGCTGGTGTTCGCGCTCGACGCCACGATGAGCCGGCAGCCGACATGGGACATGGCATGCACGCTGCAAGCGGACATGTTCCGCGAGGCCGGCTCGCTCGGCAGCTTGGATATCCGCCTCGTCTACTATCGCGGCTTCAACGAGTGCCGCGCGTCGGGCTGGATCTCCGACAGCGCGCAGCTCGCGCGGCTGATGAGCAAGATCGACTGCCAGGGCGGCAATACCCAGATCGGCAAGGTGCTGTCGGAGACGCGCCGCGAGGCGGTTGCGGCAGCCGTGCGCGCGCTCGTGTTCGTGGGCGACGCGATGGAGGAGAACGCCGACGCGCTGTGCGCAAGCGCCGGAGAGCTCGGCCTGCTCAAGGTGCCGGTCTTCATGTTCCAGGAGGGCGCGGACGCAACTGCCGAGCAGACGTTCCGCGAGATCGCGCGGCTGACCGGCGGCGCATGGTGCAGGTTCGATCCCGGCGCGGCGGCACAACTCCGCGAGCTGCTGCGCGCCGCCGCAGCCTATGCTGCCGGCGGCCGCGAGGCGCTGCTGCAACTGGCGAAGACGACGAGCGGCGCGGCCAGGCTGATCGGCCAGATGAAATAGGCCGCTTGGCGCGTCAGGCTCCGCCCGACGTCACGGCTTTGGCAATCGTGGCGAGCAGCGCCGACATGTTGGCTGTGACCTGTCCGGTCGCTTCCGCGAAGCCATGCCGTTCGGCGAGCCAGGCCGGATCATTGTAGGAGAGCCAG
Protein-coding sequences here:
- a CDS encoding DUF1489 domain-containing protein, with protein sequence MPLHLIKLAVGCDSVKELKGWVAERMATAKKKGLPLRHVHITRMTPKREEEILAGGSLYWVIRGEIAAREKIIAIEPFRDKDGIGRCRLVMQPKVIAVSPRPMRPFQGWRYLTADSAPADLTKSSAASVASMPEPMRRELRDLGLL
- a CDS encoding VWA domain-containing protein, whose amino-acid sequence is MAGKTIKPTSGSDVRPADAPGVPASSANDIAAFVAKARAMSPHRAGARGRLVFALDATMSRQPTWDMACTLQADMFREAGSLGSLDIRLVYYRGFNECRASGWISDSAQLARLMSKIDCQGGNTQIGKVLSETRREAVAAAVRALVFVGDAMEENADALCASAGELGLLKVPVFMFQEGADATAEQTFREIARLTGGAWCRFDPGAAAQLRELLRAAAAYAAGGREALLQLAKTTSGAARLIGQMK
- a CDS encoding alpha/beta fold hydrolase produces the protein MKRGILVLLSLSVVITGAYFTASKWAIRHETLMFKDPTRDERPVAVDVAVRFDKEMQADAGMIKLPVAILNHGNTVKFTEYSFLANVFAARGYLTISIQNDLPSDGPMVTKVGELYVGRLPQYQRGITNIKFAIEEMKKLQPNADYSKLTMVGHSNGGDIAMYFAKQYPDEIKKVVTLDNLRVPFMTDGKFKILSFRSHDQHFKPDPGVVPDEEECEKAGITVVNTNFQHNDMRDTGPEKAKDSIQAMLDKFLADTDSDVAAVDTRNAPLKILEPGPVSLYVPVEKPLTFGEKVKKSLSLTKTETKKDPSVTN
- a CDS encoding division plane positioning ATPase MipZ, encoding MLVQASQGQSGSAHVVVLGNEKGGSGKSTTALHIAVALLKAGQRVASIDLDCRQQSFTRYISNRQAWARRSGLDLELPAHYCIKYGETMQIEENENAEFQQFMAAVSAVERAYDFIVIDTPGSDSYLMRLAHSMADTLVTPINDSFLDFDVLGTVDPATYAVVGESHYAEMVRDTRRKRRQLDGASTDWIVVRNRLSMLGSRNKQLVADGLKQLSLRLGFRSVDGFAERVVYREFFPRGLTALDDIDEATLGTRPSLGHVTAREEVMGLLRQLKLPLDERGRRRAANRAEWFSQVDKPLEVDDIIGS
- the panC gene encoding pantoate--beta-alanine ligase, encoding MPRNPTVVRTVPALRRAVDTLRAKKATVALVPTMGALHDGHVSLVRLAKRRAKRVVVSIFVNPTQFAPTEDFGSYPRTWKEDVAKLAAEGVDLIWHPEVKAMYPDGFATRIVPEGPATAGLEDRFRPHFFGGVATVVGKLFTQVRPDVAIFGEKDFQQLRVVTQMAADLDLGVKVIGSKTVRERDGLAMSSRNVYLSAEERRAAPELNRVMKQAAGRLRAGEDAATAMAAGAAEITKAGFVLDYFEVRHAGSLAPIGSLKDGPMRMLVAARIGSTRLIDNIAV